The region CTGGGGCTGGGACATGCCCTATGAATTCACGGTGCATATAACGATTCTAAACAACCTGGAGTGGTCGGCTATGAGTGTGCCCCTGCCTAGCCTTCGCTACGTCGCAATTGAGGATGACAAGTTTGTTTTCGGCGGCCCGGCTGTGGATTCGGATAATCCCATTACATTTATATGGGATGAGCCGCAGCGCCAGTGGCGGTTTCCGGTCGATTGCTGGTGCTGTGCTGACGGATTATAACCCTATTCCACTCTTATATTCAGTCGGTGAGCGTAGAGGTTGGGAGTTTATTGCGGCAGCTGTATTCATTCATGGTTGCCATTAATTGTTGTGGTAGTATGGTATATTTTATGTTCTGATAGATAGGAGACCCCGAAttgaatatttataaagaattagaCTTATACCTGTAAATTGAATTTAGTAAATGTATCTCAGTACATGTAAGTACGGTCTTGCAATTATTGTTAGACTGCGAATACTCTGTTTTGACTTCATATTTCAGCGTCAGGCCCattggagatggatgggtAGCCACCAGCTTTGCAGGGCTTTTGGTGTATCGGCCTAGCATCCTGAATGTCTGTTCTTGCTGATGTATAAGATGGCTTTGCCCTGGCAGTATATTTTAATGATCTCAATATAAAGAGTTACTGTCAGTAGAATGCGGTTAGGACAGACTGTAGTGAATTTGTTACTTCACCAGCTCAGCTAATCTTCACTGTAATGTCTCTGTGTTATTTATATATGGCGACTATTTATTATACGGCTGTTAtattcttctttcccacCTGCACCCTTCTACCGCATTCCTTTAAATTTAACACTTACAATGTGGTCCGTGCCTATACCAGTACAAGAACTCCTTGGAAGAAGGGCTACCAGTATAGACCAACAGAGGCTGCACCCACGAGTTACACTTCTTAACCTCCCTAATGAATTGATATTGCAGATCATTTGGTGCCTTGACCGGGCCACAGTCTCCCGCCTTGTCCGCGTCTGCAAACTGCTATGGAAACTTGCAATGCCAATTTTATACACGAAGGTTGCTGTTAAACCGGGCATGCTCCTATCCTTTGCATGCACTGTGTATAAGTACCCACACCTCCTCCGGCGCATCCAGAGCCTAACAGTCCACGACCATAACACGATTGATTCGACAGAGGCTGAACACCTGTCATGGGTAATTACTCTGTTGGAGAACCTGAGCGAGCTGATTATCAAGGGAGGATATACTCAGTTCTCCATGGTGCCAGGGGACTTGGTGCTCCGTCACAGCAAGCTATATGTCAACGCGCTTCAATCGCCTTTGCTGGGAAAACTCCGGAATTGTACGTTTTCCCCTTTAATGATATCGAATATTAGGCTAAGAGAATCCATGTAGGCACTCTGAGTCTCGGCCAGGGAGACCCCTGGGACATGGCAGACCGCGAATGCATCTTCACCCATCCCAACCTCCGCAATCTGACGATCATCGGCGCCCAAATGGACAACTTCCACTCCTTCACAGAGCACATCAAACGCACCTCCCCCCTGGAAGGACTCTTTCTGTACTGCTGCGACCTCAGCCCGGTGACTCTGCACAAGATCCTCTCCGTCCCTCGCAACCTCCAATCCTTCACATATGTAGGCGCCCGCCAGGTCGGCGCACCCCTGTACACATCACCCCGTCCCGACGAGTACATCGCAGCCATGCAAGCCCAAGCCGCCTCTCTCAAGACCATCGCCTTCCACCCCTGGAACTTCACACTCCGCCAGCCACATGCTATCACATTCTACCGCTTCACTGCACTGCAGTCACTCACATTCATGCCGTTCTACTTTCTGACCCGGGAGAACCCGCCGCGAtgcctcagcctcacccCTCTGGTCGATAGCAGCTTCCCCGCCAGCCTGACCAGCCTGAAAATCCTACAACGAGACCACAGGGTTATATCGCCCGTGGAGAACGGCATGATGGATCGACTCGCCAGGGCATTCCACGCCGGCGCGCTCCCGAACCTGCGGCTGGTGGAGCTCTGCGTCTCGCTGCAGCCTGTAATTCCGAAGCGTCTTCCTGACCTACCGCGGGATTGGGATCTGTATTTCCGGGGACGGGTATGCGTCAAGAGGGGGTCGTTCTGGGCTATTCAGCAGCGGCCGCTGGGATGTCACTGTTGTGATTTTGATGTGTATAAGGTTTTTGTTGATAATTGGGCTGTTGAGGTTGCTCCTCTGCCTCCGGGGTTTGATCATTGGTTGAGCCATCAACTCTTTGGGTAGGATGGTTCTTTGTTTCCCTttggatgatggaggtggcTTTTGCGATAGGCAGAGTGGTTGGGTTTCGTTTATGTGGGAGCGAGGAGGGCCTAATGTTGTCAGTACTTTGGTCTTGATGATAGCTGCACCTGTCTATTTAGGCGGATTTGTAGTTTAGTATGGTGTAGTGCCATGATTTGGTCGATTTTATCAACATTAATACCAGGAAGCATAGGAAAATATGATCGTTCTTATATGCCACCCTTTTTTACTGCCTGAAATATCTCCACTCCAACGGTCTTTAGTCACTTTTTATCAACTATCTCCTTAAGAGGGTCTACCATCCCCTCCAGAGAAGGTCAAATGGCCGTTGGAGTTGTCAATGACCCCTATTAAGTTCTTTGATTTGACTGGACGTGTTCTATTAATGTACACCGTTTCTCGCCGAGATGGTGGTcctactatattaatagtactcTATTAATTGaggctccagctgcagcggGACAGGGCGGGATATGGCGGGAACCTGCCGATCAGATGGTCGACGAGTCTTGGACTCACTGGAATTGCCGATCGGTATATCATTGCCAGCCTGATGGATCTTCGGTGATCGGTCTAGACATGAATAGATTTTGTCTAATTGTAGTTATTACGCTTATTGTCCCTTCACGAAGGATACTCCCAAGTTGTATTGGAACCTGAAATATCAGGCAGAACGTGGCGTCTTGGCGAGGATTTATCTCTGCATCTGCTGAGTAATGCGTATCCCCTTCCGGCATTACTCAAAAGTTGGCACAGTCGGAAAAGTTGGAACTGGAACAGCTTGGAGGCGAGAACGCTGGGCATCGGAGTCCCCGGATGTGTCCCAGGTTGCAACATGGACTGCCATTCTTCATTGCTGTCACCACACTATACGATTGTGTCACGACAGTGACATTAACAAAGAGTTCATTGACTGCAAGCATCAGCCTGATAGGGGAGTCATGTGATGCATAAAGTGGCATGACGTGTGCCAAGTTGAGCATTGTGAGCCCTAAGAGAGGTCCACGACAAGAAAAAGGGAGGTGGCGAATCCACAGTGGCTGCTAGGCTGCTAGTGCTGTCGCCGGATTTAGAAGCATGTCAGACGGCAATCAAAAGTAATATGCAGATGTGAGTTCAGGAGGTGAGCTGGCAGCTGGCGTGTCAGCTCACTGCTGTAAGGTAGCGACTGTGAAGTACCTGCAGGTTAATACAGTGTTCCTGCAGCCGGTCGGCGAACCCATAAGACTGGACGAAAAGTGAAGTTTTACTTGCCACTGAGAGTTTGACTTTGAGAGTCTTCAATCTTCAATGAGATGCTGGCTCTGGACCACAGTTCGGCAGATCTGGTTAAGCACGCACTAGGAAAAGACTGCCGGCCATCCTTGGAACGGGCCCTGAAATGGACCTGACTGGACCCAGGATGGAGCCCTTTGTGAATTATTATTGACCTATCTTTAGCTTGTCGACAACGCGGCCGACTCCACCTCTGCGAGTCTAGACGATTCGCTGGCTGTCCCTCGCTTTCGGCGTCGGCTCTGAGTCTGCGGCCTTCAAAAGCACTCGCTGCTCCGTCGTCCTCCGCAACCCATCCACTCCTTCGTTGAATTCCCTTTTCCTATACTCTTCTTCTAATACACTCGCTATCATAATGTTCTCCAAAACTCAGATTCTCGCTTTCGCTCTCTCCCTTGCCTCCGCCGAGGCCGCCTCCAAGGGCTTCAACTATGGCAACAACAAGCCTGATGGCAGCctcaaggcccaggctgATTTCCAGTCCGAGTTCCACACAGCAAAGAACCTCGAGGGTACCTCGGGATTCAACAGTGCCCGCCTCTACACCATGATCGTGAGTATCTCTTTGCCCTTCTGTTGTGCACAAAGGGCAATATCTGACACCATCTAGCAAGGTGAAGGCAGCTCCCCCATCGAGGCCATCCCCGCCGCCATCGCCGAGGAGACAACCTTACTGCTCGGTCTCTGGGCATCTGGTGGAAACATCGACAATGAGATCACGGCCCTGAAGGCTGCCATCGACCAGTACGGTGactccttctccaagctcGTCGTCGGTATCTCCGTCGGCAGCGAGGATCTCTACCGCAACTCAGAGATCGGCGTGCAGGCCAATGCCGGCATCGGTGTCGAGCCCGAGGAGCTCGTTGGATACGTCCAGCGCGTCCGTGAGGCCGTCTCCGGCACCAGCCTCAGCGACGCTCCCATCGGCCACGTCGACACCTGGAACTCGTGGACCAACGGCTCCAACAGCGCCGTCATCGAGGCCGTCGACTGGCTCGGCTTCGACGGCTACCCTTACTTCCAGAGCGAGATGGACAACTCCATCGACAACGCCAAGAACCTCTGGAACGAGGCCGTCGGCAAGACCAAGGGCGTTGCCAACGGCAAGCCTGTCTGGATCACCGAGGGAGGCTGGCCCGTCAGCGGCGATAAGCAGAACCTCGCTGTCGCTTCCATCGAAAACGCTAAGAGGTTCTGGGACGAAGTTGGCTGCCCTCTGTTTGATGAGGTCAACACCTGGTGGTACATCCTGCAGGACGCCGCTGGTTCCTCAACCCCCAACCCCAGCTTCGGCATTGTTGGCAACAGCCTTACCACCAAGCCTCTCTACGACCTGGGCTGCGGATCCAAGTCCTCTACCGGCGGTGGTGCCACCACCGGTCGTCAGAccagctctggctctggcgcgGGCTCTGGCGCCAGCTCTTCCGGTTCCGGCTCTTCTGGTGCCGGCTCTTTTGGTGCCAGCTCTTCTGGTGCCAGCTCCTCTGGTGCCGGCGCTTCCACcgtctctgcttctccctctggctctggcttctCCTCCGTTGCTCAGGGCTCCTCGACTGCTTCcgcctctccttcctcctccagctctggctctggcctCGGCAACGGCGGTTCTCTCGGCTCCTCAGGCTCCTTCGGTGGTAACGGCGTcggcagctcctccagcagcatcGTCATCTCCCCCTCCGGCTCTGCTACTGCCACTCCTTCCTCTAGCGCCGGTGCCGGCTCTTCCGGTTCCActggtgctggcgctggctccggctctggcAATGGCGCTTctggctccggctctggttccggctctggctctggcacTGGCACCTCCGATGAgtccaccagcagcaccagccccagcccatCTGAGTTCACTGGCGCTGGTACTCGTCTCTCCGGCTCCATCTTCGGCGCGGCTGTCCTTGTCGCTGCCCTTGCGGTTGCTCTCTAGATTTTAGATCTTAGCATGGCGCTCGGAACGGTTGGATTATGTACGGGTTAGATAAACAGgctgtattttattttattgatCAATCTTTCATTCGTTTGTATTCAGATAAACCGATAGAAATGACGgttttatatattccacCTGATCATAACGGTAGAAGGGAGACCTTGTGCTAGAATTACCAGGTTGTACAATAGATTCAGCCTATCAAGTTATCAGGGTAACACAAAGTTACTGCATAGATCTATACTCAAACTTGTTGAAAAAGGCATGAACCTGTCATTAACAATCTAAATAGGACCCAAGCATCGGGGGACAAGAAAGGACGGGGAttggtatatatatatagggcACAGTATCGGATCGTGGGGAACAAGGAAAACAATAAAAGCCAGCATCCCCAGAGTTCtggtttaatattaatagagtTTATTCTTTGTCACTTTAAACCCAAATTTAGCAGGGAATATAGCCTTCCAAGCAATTTTCGGCGTCCACATTAAACTGGCATCCCCGCCGGAGATTTCCCCCATGGCAGCCCACCAATAATGGTGCCATCCAGCGCGCATCTTGCTCTATCCTCGGCTTTTCTGCAGCGCTCGCTCGCTATGCTTTATACCGAGAAATACCCGGAATGGCATAATTGGAGACATGCAGCGATTTAATCTATTTTCTCCCAATGCAGGATGATGTGCTCGCACGGCGACCGGCCGGTTTATGACGGAGCGACGGCGTATTTGACGCGATTGGACTGAGGGTTAAAAGGAGTCTCTTTCCCTGCCAGGGAGGTACAATTGAGCTGCTTGCACTGAACTGAGTTGCGCTGGGTTGAACTGTTTTGAGAAGTGAGGCTGATATCCATCCAGCATCGCGTCCAAGATGCGGCCCTCTATACCAggctctcttctctccctaATCGCGGCTTTCGTCCCGGGTATTGTCGCCCTCCCAGGCACCGCCAGCACGAACGGAAATTCCAACGCGGAGTCTATTCCCGTGCATTGGCTCGGCGATACACCATCCTACGTTGCCGGAACGACATTCGGACTCCCCTGGCCGCAGGGGAAATACCACTTCAACAGCACTGCGTTCAGCATCTCGGGGTTGCAGGGTGGAGATGCGCCTCTGCACTCCTGGGTCAACGGATACTGGGCCGATGGGTCGATCAAATGGACCGGACACGCGCTTCCTGCTGTTGATACTGGCAATGGTACTCTGGCCGATGAGTATACGGTGAGCGTGAAAACTGGAAAGCCTCACTCGTCGAGTCCTGGTGGTGTCAAGATCCAGAATTCCGCCGATGCAGTCACCGTCAACACTGGCAAAATCAGCGTGGAATTCCCGAAGAAGGGGTCTAACATTGTCGACTCCATAACAACTTCATCGGGCAAAACGGTTGGGCGGAATGGGAAATTGGTTCTGCATACGCAGTCCGGTGTTGCTGAGGATGTTGCCGCGCGCGCGAATACCTCTATTACATACAGCAATTTCGAGAGTAGCATTTCCGGTGTTTCTGTTAGTGCAGGGAATGGGAGCTCTCGTGCGCTTGTTACTGTGCGTGGCCAGCATGCACCGATTaccggcgacggcgacgggtGGCTCCCATTCGTTGTTCGGTTTTATCTCTATGCGAACTCCGATGCCATTCGCATCGTGCATAGTATTGTGTTCGATGGGGATGCTGAGAGTGATTTCGTCTCCGCGCTGGGGATCCGGTTCTCTGTCCcgttggctggggaggaaCTCTATAACAGGCATGTGCGTATTCCTGGTGAAGGCGGGGGCTTCCTCCACGAGGCCGTTCGAGGGATTACAGGACTGCGCCGAGATCCAGGAGAGGAAGTGCGCACTGCACAGGTTGCGGGTGAGGAATTGCCTGATGAAAGTACGTGGGACACGCGGGTGACCAGCCGCCTGCAGTGGATTCCAGCCTGGAATGACTATAAACTTTCGCAGCTCTCGCCGGATGGATTCACCATTGCCAAGCGTACGAAGGCCGGACAGGGCTGGGTGCATGTTCCTGGGGGGACCAGATCAAATGGATTGACGTATCTGGGAGGCGCAACGAAAGGAGGCATTGCGGTTGGATTGCGTGATTTCTGGCAGAGGTTCCCGGCTGGAGTTGAGATTGGAAATGCGGCGGGTGATGAAGGGCATCTTACAATTTGGTTGTATAGCCCTGAAGCCGCGCCGCTGGATCTACGACCTTTCCATGATGGGCTGGGCCTAGACACGTAtgagaagcagctggatgcGTTGGAGATCACGTACGAAGACTACGAAGAAGAGTTCAACACGCCGTATGGAATTGCGAGGACCAGCGAGGTATACCTGTACGCGTTTGACCAGACGCCTGACAGTGACCAGCTGGCGACGCTGAGCCAGCATACGAATGAGCCCCCGGTTCTCGTTGCCGACCCGTCGTATATCCGTGAGACGAAAGCCCTAGGAACGTATTGGGCTTTGCCGGACACCTCAAACGATAAAGCGGCGACTATTGAGGAGCACCTCGATTTCCTGGTCGAGTATTATGAAGGCCAGGTTGAGTCGCGCAGGTGGTACGGCTTCCTCGACTACGGCGACTACATGCACACCTACGACGAGGACAGGCATATTTGGCGGTATGATGTCGGCGGGTACGCATGGGACAACTCCGAGCTGTCCCCCGACTTGTTCCTGTGGCAGTACTTCCTGCGTACGGGACGGGAAGATGTATTCCGTCTCGCCGAGGCCCTGACCAGACACACCGGCGAGGTCGACGTGTACCATATCGGCGACTGGAAGGGTCTTGGGACTCGACATGGCGTTCAGCACTGGGCCGACAGTGCAAAGCAAGTCCGCATCACCCAGCCGCAGTATCGGAAGTACTTCTACTACTTGTCTGGCGGGGACGAGCGTGTTGGCGAGTTACTCCAGGAAGCACTCGACACAGACAAGACATATGAAGTTCTCGACCCGAACCGAAAAGTGCGCACAGACGGCTGGACACCGACACCAGGTCAACCGGCCACCATCTCCCTAGGAACCGACTGGGCCGGATTAGCAGGCGGCTGGCTGATTGAATGGGAACGCCGTGGCCCTCGCTGGCAGGAAGCACGACAGAAGCTGACCCAGACGGCCCGGGGCATCACAAACCTGACCAACGGCTTCGTCACCGGCTCCGGTCTATACTCGTCAACGAATGGAACACTCACACCACCCCCTGCAgacctcaacaacaccggCCTTGTCGAAGTATCCCATCTCAACGCCGTTTTCGGCCTGCCGGAGGTCATCTCCGAGCTCCTGGACCACTGGGGTGACGCTGCCCCAGACCGGCTCAAGGACGTCTGGCTCGAGTACTGCTACTACTATTCGGCGTCCAAGGCGGAGCAGAAAGCCCGGTACGGGGAGGACTTTGGCAGCTTGAACCTGATTCAGGGCCACTCCCGGCTGACTGCGTATTGGGCGCACGACCAGGATAATTCCACTGTTGGTGAGCGCGCGTGGAAGGAGTTTTATGTTAACAATGATGGCTTCACGGCGGATGAGACTTGGACTAGCGAGGAGGTTAATGGGAGTGCGGTCCTTATTCCAGTTCAGGAGGCGACGTTTATCAGTACGAATGCGGTTGCCCAGTATGGGCTCGCGGCGATTCAGAATCTGGCGCTCGCTGGGGATGCGTTGGAGGGTTCACCGTATCCTTGATACTGTATTGAGTTAGTCAATCGTTGTACTAGAGCTCGAAATAGCTATGCTTTTAAAGAAGCCAAGTCAGTGCTTATATTTAGCCCATCAAGTTTCCTAAATAATGGTGTAGCTCGATACATACACATAGAAACCAGTGCGTCAATGGTGGCTGTTGGGTATCGGTCGATGGACTGTGAACCGATGCCCATGAGGTCGCTTCACTTGAATCCCCTGGAGGATAGATAACAACTGTACATGTGCGCAAGGGGCTGGAGGCCTCTACATGAACCACATATTTTGATGACCTGTAGCGAAGCTCACATTAGATAGCTTGAGCGCGGGGAGGCGAGGAAAGGAACATCTGCCATTGTTAAACGTTCTGGTGGCTCAACTAGATACAAACCGGATTAAAGAGACAAGTCTCGACCCCAGGAAATCCTTCATGAGCCCAGGCATATGAGCCACACAGAAACGACCTATCGGTAATGATGTCGGACTTATCCAAGCATATTGATCCTAATTCGGTTGTGTTACAAACAAGCATTTGCTAGAGTCCGAGCGGGTGGCACAACGTTAAGTACTCATTAGGCAATGGTCCCTCGTTTGTCCCGACGACCCATAAAGCTGAAGTACCAAGTCGGCTCACCATGCCTGATCCGACAGTTGCAGTCCCATTTCATGCGGCTACCACTCAGCCAATACTCGTGGCCGGGGTCACGACCCTCCTGCAGGGCCTTTGTCACGCTCATGCAATCTAGGCATAAGCCGTGAAAGTATCCATCCACGGTGTCTGCCGTGGACGAGACTATGGTCTTCCAGTCTACCGCCCTGCACATGCACATACTGACGCACGTATCTAGGCTATCCCCGTTATCGGCAACTTTTGATTCCTCTTTGTTCAGGTGAGCGGTGACTTTCGCGGCATTGAATCTTCGAAGATTGCCGATGATATCGTCGATACTGCGATGCTTCATAGTGTTCTCAAGGGGCCAGACTTTGATGGATTCCAACTCTTTGAAATATTCGAAAAAAGTCTTTTCCTTACAATGGCATGAGGCGCGACGGAGCATGTTAGCAGCGTGTTCGAACAGGCCGTTGTGAAGAACATTGCGAAGGCGGCCTCGGGCTGCGTTCAACTGTTCTACAATCGACCAAGCTGAAATTAGCTAGCTGGACACAGTACGAGGGGTGTTGGGAGAAACTTACGCATCACCCTGGGAGGCAAATGTAAGACGAAACGATCAGTGGGATTGGATTCAGAAATATGGCCTCTATTGCCATATGCCAAGGTCTGAGTAATTTTCTGGAAACCTTCCGCGTAGTCGAATGCGTAGAAGGGATAAAGCAGAGTTCGCTCAAGCATGTAGTCGGCAGTGTATTTGGTAGACAGGAGTTTGGCCTTGTAAAATGAGACCAGCCAATCCTTCAACGGCCCATTTTGAAACTCGACCTGATACTTGTCAGAGGCACCGATCAAATGCCATATTGCTGCAACTGGGACCACATCAGAAGTCGTCGTGTTGAGTGTGTGGTGTACGCCGCGAAACAGTATTTCCATGGCCTTGATGTTATCGTCGTCTAGTGTGATACCTTGACCATCCGATTCTCTCCATGGCCCTCGGAACATTGTGGCGAAATACTCAGTGGTTGACAACCTTT is a window of Aspergillus puulaauensis MK2 DNA, chromosome 4, nearly complete sequence DNA encoding:
- a CDS encoding uncharacterized protein (COG:S;~EggNog:ENOG410PIG5); this translates as MPILYTKVAVKPGMLLSFACTVYKYPHLLRRIQSLTVHDHNTIDSTEAEHLSWVITLLENLSELIIKGGYTQFSMVPGDLVLRHSKLYVNALQSPLLGKLRNCTLSLGQGDPWDMADRECIFTHPNLRNLTIIGAQMDNFHSFTEHIKRTSPLEGLFLYCCDLSPVTLHKILSVPRNLQSFTYVGARQVGAPLYTSPRPDEYIAAMQAQAASLKTIAFHPWNFTLRQPHAITFYRFTALQSLTFMPFYFLTRENPPRCLSLTPLVDSSFPASLTSLKILQRDHRVISPVENGMMDRLARAFHAGALPNLRLVELCVSLQPVIPKRLPDLPRDWDLYFRGRVCVKRGSFWAIQQRPLGCHCCDFDVYKVFVDNWAVEVAPLPPGFDHWLSHQLFG
- the bgt2 gene encoding GPI-anchored beta-1,3-endoglucanase EglC (COG:G;~EggNog:ENOG410PM6H;~InterPro:IPR017853;~SECRETED:SignalP(1-19);~TransMembrane:1 (n7-14c19/20o496-513i)), with product MFSKTQILAFALSLASAEAASKGFNYGNNKPDGSLKAQADFQSEFHTAKNLEGTSGFNSARLYTMIQGEGSSPIEAIPAAIAEETTLLLGLWASGGNIDNEITALKAAIDQYGDSFSKLVVGISVGSEDLYRNSEIGVQANAGIGVEPEELVGYVQRVREAVSGTSLSDAPIGHVDTWNSWTNGSNSAVIEAVDWLGFDGYPYFQSEMDNSIDNAKNLWNEAVGKTKGVANGKPVWITEGGWPVSGDKQNLAVASIENAKRFWDEVGCPLFDEVNTWWYILQDAAGSSTPNPSFGIVGNSLTTKPLYDLGCGSKSSTGGGATTGRQTSSGSGAGSGASSSGSGSSGAGSFGASSSGASSSGAGASTVSASPSGSGFSSVAQGSSTASASPSSSSSGSGLGNGGSLGSSGSFGGNGVGSSSSSIVISPSGSATATPSSSAGAGSSGSTGAGAGSGSGNGASGSGSGSGSGSGTGTSDESTSSTSPSPSEFTGAGTRLSGSIFGAAVLVAALAVAL
- a CDS encoding polysaccharide lyase family 26 protein (CAZy:PL26;~COG:S;~EggNog:ENOG410PJP5;~SECRETED:SignalP(1-22)); the protein is MRPSIPGSLLSLIAAFVPGIVALPGTASTNGNSNAESIPVHWLGDTPSYVAGTTFGLPWPQGKYHFNSTAFSISGLQGGDAPLHSWVNGYWADGSIKWTGHALPAVDTGNGTLADEYTVSVKTGKPHSSSPGGVKIQNSADAVTVNTGKISVEFPKKGSNIVDSITTSSGKTVGRNGKLVLHTQSGVAEDVAARANTSITYSNFESSISGVSVSAGNGSSRALVTVRGQHAPITGDGDGWLPFVVRFYLYANSDAIRIVHSIVFDGDAESDFVSALGIRFSVPLAGEELYNRHVRIPGEGGGFLHEAVRGITGLRRDPGEEVRTAQVAGEELPDESTWDTRVTSRLQWIPAWNDYKLSQLSPDGFTIAKRTKAGQGWVHVPGGTRSNGLTYLGGATKGGIAVGLRDFWQRFPAGVEIGNAAGDEGHLTIWLYSPEAAPLDLRPFHDGLGLDTYEKQLDALEITYEDYEEEFNTPYGIARTSEVYLYAFDQTPDSDQLATLSQHTNEPPVLVADPSYIRETKALGTYWALPDTSNDKAATIEEHLDFLVEYYEGQVESRRWYGFLDYGDYMHTYDEDRHIWRYDVGGYAWDNSELSPDLFLWQYFLRTGREDVFRLAEALTRHTGEVDVYHIGDWKGLGTRHGVQHWADSAKQVRITQPQYRKYFYYLSGGDERVGELLQEALDTDKTYEVLDPNRKVRTDGWTPTPGQPATISLGTDWAGLAGGWLIEWERRGPRWQEARQKLTQTARGITNLTNGFVTGSGLYSSTNGTLTPPPADLNNTGLVEVSHLNAVFGLPEVISELLDHWGDAAPDRLKDVWLEYCYYYSASKAEQKARYGEDFGSLNLIQGHSRLTAYWAHDQDNSTVGERAWKEFYVNNDGFTADETWTSEEVNGSAVLIPVQEATFISTNAVAQYGLAAIQNLALAGDALEGSPYP
- a CDS encoding uncharacterized protein (COG:S;~EggNog:ENOG410PRUM;~InterPro:IPR011333); translation: MTRQTITICPNWDTQVTVHEYESSRDQSNKPVRTVSETAVFQVERERLSTTEYFATMFRGPWRESDGQGITLDDDNIKAMEILFRGVHHTLNTTTSDVVPVAAIWHLIGASDKYQVEFQNGPLKDWLVSFYKAKLLSTKYTADYMLERTLLYPFYAFDYAEGFQKITQTLAYGNRGHISESNPTDRFVLHLPPRVMQQLNAARGRLRNVLHNGLFEHAANMLRRASCHCKEKTFFEYFKELESIKVWPLENTMKHRSIDDIIGNLRRFNAAKVTAHLNKEESKVADNGDSLDTCVSMCMCRAVDWKTIVSSTADTVDGYFHGLCLDCMSVTKALQEGRDPGHEYWLSGSRMKWDCNCRIRHGEPTWYFSFMGRRDKRGTIA